The proteins below are encoded in one region of Aquisphaera giovannonii:
- a CDS encoding RNA polymerase sigma factor has protein sequence MSVREEVEEVYRAESRRVFATLVRLLGDFDAAEEALHEAFAAALEAWPREGIPASPRAWLVSTGRFKAIDSIRRRARFEAALPELGQRLERAEAMSPGRPGEDVEDDRLRLVFTCCHPVLPANTQVALTLREVCELSTEQIAAAFLAAPPTIAQRIVRGKARIRDANIPYEVPPLAELPSRLEAVLSVIYLVFNEGYAASSGESLTRPDLSGEAIRLGRLLVELLPDPEAIGLLALMILHESRRPARTSAAGDIILLEEQDRRRWDRALIAEGQALVERAFRSGELGAYTLQAGIAAVHSSAPTAAETDWPQIVALYDLLFRASPSPVVELNRAVAIAMRDGPAAGLERVDALVDRGELDAYHLAHAARADLCRRLGRVDDARASYRRALELARQEPERRFLRRRLRELG, from the coding sequence ATGAGCGTTCGCGAGGAGGTGGAGGAGGTCTACCGGGCCGAATCGCGGAGGGTCTTCGCGACGCTCGTCCGGCTGCTCGGCGACTTCGACGCCGCCGAGGAGGCGCTCCACGAGGCCTTCGCGGCCGCCCTCGAAGCCTGGCCGCGCGAGGGCATCCCGGCCAGCCCGCGCGCCTGGCTGGTCTCCACCGGCCGTTTCAAGGCGATCGACTCGATCCGACGCAGGGCCCGGTTCGAGGCGGCCCTCCCGGAACTCGGCCAGCGTCTGGAGCGTGCCGAAGCGATGTCCCCGGGCCGTCCCGGCGAGGACGTCGAGGACGATCGGCTGCGGCTGGTCTTCACCTGCTGCCACCCCGTGCTCCCGGCGAACACGCAGGTGGCGCTCACGCTCCGCGAGGTCTGCGAGCTCTCGACCGAGCAGATCGCGGCCGCGTTCCTCGCCGCCCCGCCGACGATCGCCCAGCGCATCGTCCGCGGCAAGGCCCGGATCCGCGACGCGAACATCCCGTACGAGGTCCCCCCGCTCGCCGAGCTCCCCTCGCGGCTGGAGGCCGTCCTCTCGGTCATCTACCTCGTCTTCAACGAGGGGTACGCCGCGAGCTCCGGGGAGTCGCTCACGCGGCCCGACCTGTCCGGAGAGGCGATCCGCCTCGGCCGCCTGCTCGTCGAGCTGCTGCCGGACCCGGAGGCCATCGGGCTGCTCGCCCTGATGATCCTGCACGAATCCAGGCGCCCCGCTCGCACCTCGGCGGCGGGCGACATCATCCTCCTCGAGGAGCAGGACCGCCGCCGCTGGGACCGCGCGCTCATCGCCGAGGGGCAGGCCCTCGTGGAGCGGGCCTTCCGCTCGGGGGAGCTCGGGGCGTACACGCTCCAGGCGGGCATCGCCGCCGTGCATTCGTCTGCGCCGACGGCGGCTGAGACGGACTGGCCGCAGATCGTCGCCCTCTACGACCTGCTCTTCCGGGCCTCGCCCTCGCCGGTCGTGGAGCTCAACCGAGCCGTCGCGATCGCCATGCGCGACGGGCCCGCGGCCGGCCTGGAGCGCGTGGACGCCCTCGTCGACCGCGGCGAGCTGGACGCCTATCATTTGGCCCACGCGGCGAGGGCCGACCTCTGCCGGCGGCTCGGACGCGTCGACGACGCTCGCGCCTCGTATCGTCGCGCCCTCGAGCTCGCGAGGCAGGAGCCGGAGCGCCGGTTCCTCCGGCGACGGCTCCGCGAGCTGGGCTGA
- a CDS encoding YfbK domain-containing protein, giving the protein MVDRPGPNSTWIGRFVDFLLKVRFKAPDGDRSRLVKGGVVDDGTPAESASRDLRFAAAVAGFGMLLRDSPHKGDMTFARVEDLAAPAVGDDPGGYRGEFLDLVRSARALAR; this is encoded by the coding sequence GTGGTCGATCGGCCGGGACCGAATTCGACATGGATCGGCAGATTTGTCGATTTTCTTCTGAAGGTCCGATTCAAGGCGCCCGACGGGGACAGGAGCCGGCTCGTGAAGGGAGGCGTCGTGGACGACGGCACGCCCGCGGAGTCGGCGTCGCGCGACCTCCGATTCGCCGCCGCGGTCGCCGGCTTCGGGATGCTCCTCCGCGATTCGCCGCACAAGGGGGACATGACGTTCGCCCGCGTCGAGGACCTCGCCGCCCCGGCCGTCGGCGACGACCCCGGCGGCTATCGCGGGGAGTTCCTGGACCTGGTGCGGTCGGCCCGGGCGTTGGCCCGCTGA
- a CDS encoding sulfatase-like hydrolase/transferase, with translation MDVVLDQDERARPRDRIASPLSVARLALLFGLVTGTLEAAQWIIRNAISGGVSLGASQMSRHFVWMIPASNVLIFGLSGVVLGLLAWLLPRWIGRIALGSMGFLCGLALLLTVPGLYAFACLAVATAAGVLLARHGALGSGRLGRVLVLVSAVSAAIAVGLHDWDRVLGALRDARPSPTAAHRGRPNVLLLVMDTVRAESLSLYGYDRDTTPNLNRLASRAVRFDQARSTAPWTLPSHASMFTGRWHHDLDVGERKPLGKTYPTLAEVLGSHGYATAGFIANTFFCNHWFGLARGFDHYDDYYEEQTAISLEETLRCSSLGKLAVQAMSGAFSGVERRRKDASRINAAFLSWLDRRDDTDRPFFAFLNYFDAHGPFIPPDGARRPFGRPPANAEEAAAIVEWDNRSHSSLKPDQIALARDSYDDCLAYLDEQIGLLFAELADRGELDDTLIILTADHGEAIGDHNLTGHGRSLYDSEVHVPLLIFLPDRARGGEVVAEPVSLRDIPATVLEVIGLRGTFFPGSSLAGQSPGAAPALTEVRIKEGTSHNPARPPAWRGPMSALVAGGHSYIRNADGREELYDVAADAAQLHDLAPSPDSRPILERMRERLSEMTASEDEDD, from the coding sequence ATGGACGTTGTCTTGGATCAGGATGAGCGCGCGCGGCCCCGCGATCGGATCGCCTCGCCGCTTTCGGTGGCCCGGTTGGCCCTCCTGTTCGGGCTGGTGACCGGGACGCTGGAGGCGGCGCAGTGGATCATCCGGAATGCCATCTCCGGCGGCGTCTCGCTCGGCGCCTCGCAGATGAGCCGGCATTTCGTCTGGATGATCCCGGCCTCCAACGTCCTCATCTTCGGCCTCTCGGGCGTGGTGCTCGGGCTCCTGGCGTGGCTCCTGCCGCGATGGATCGGGCGGATCGCCCTCGGCTCGATGGGCTTCCTCTGCGGCCTGGCGCTCCTGCTCACGGTCCCCGGCCTCTACGCCTTCGCGTGCCTCGCGGTGGCGACGGCCGCCGGGGTCCTGCTGGCGAGGCACGGGGCGCTGGGATCCGGGAGGCTGGGACGCGTCCTGGTCCTGGTCTCCGCCGTGTCGGCCGCGATCGCCGTCGGACTGCACGACTGGGATCGCGTCCTGGGCGCCCTGCGAGATGCCCGTCCGAGCCCGACGGCGGCCCATCGAGGCCGGCCCAACGTCCTGCTCCTGGTGATGGATACCGTCCGGGCCGAGAGCCTGAGCCTCTACGGCTACGACCGGGACACCACCCCCAACCTGAACCGGCTCGCGTCGCGGGCCGTCCGGTTCGACCAGGCCCGCTCGACCGCGCCCTGGACGCTCCCCTCGCACGCGAGCATGTTCACCGGCCGCTGGCACCACGACCTGGACGTCGGCGAGCGGAAGCCGCTGGGCAAGACGTATCCCACGCTGGCGGAGGTGCTCGGGTCGCACGGGTACGCGACGGCCGGCTTCATCGCCAACACCTTCTTCTGCAACCACTGGTTCGGCCTGGCCCGCGGCTTCGACCACTACGACGACTACTACGAGGAGCAGACGGCGATCTCCCTGGAGGAGACCCTGCGCTGCTCGTCCCTGGGCAAGCTGGCGGTCCAGGCGATGTCCGGCGCCTTCAGCGGGGTCGAGCGGCGGCGGAAGGATGCCAGCCGGATCAACGCGGCGTTCCTCTCCTGGCTCGACAGGCGGGATGACACGGACCGGCCCTTCTTCGCCTTCCTCAATTACTTCGACGCCCACGGGCCGTTCATCCCGCCCGACGGCGCGAGGCGTCCGTTCGGCCGCCCGCCGGCGAACGCGGAAGAGGCCGCCGCGATCGTCGAGTGGGACAACCGCTCCCACTCGAGCCTGAAGCCGGATCAGATCGCGCTCGCCAGGGATTCGTACGACGACTGCCTGGCCTACCTGGACGAGCAGATCGGCCTCCTCTTCGCCGAGCTGGCGGATCGCGGGGAGCTCGACGACACCCTGATCATCCTGACGGCGGACCACGGCGAGGCGATCGGCGACCACAACCTGACCGGACACGGCCGGAGCCTCTACGACAGCGAAGTGCACGTGCCGTTGCTGATCTTCCTCCCGGATCGTGCCCGCGGCGGCGAGGTGGTGGCGGAGCCGGTCAGCCTCCGCGACATCCCGGCCACGGTCCTCGAGGTGATCGGGCTCCGGGGGACCTTCTTCCCCGGCTCCTCGCTCGCCGGCCAGTCCCCCGGCGCGGCCCCCGCGCTGACCGAGGTCCGCATCAAGGAAGGGACGTCGCACAACCCCGCCCGCCCCCCCGCGTGGCGAGGCCCCATGTCGGCCCTCGTCGCCGGCGGCCACTCCTACATCCGCAACGCCGACGGCCGCGAGGAGCTCTACGACGTCGCGGCCGACGCCGCCCAGCTCCACGACCTGGCCCCGTCCCCGGATTCCAGGCCGATCCTGGAGCGGATGCGCGAGCGGCTCAGCGAGATGACGGCCTCGGAAGATGAGGACGACTGA
- a CDS encoding DoxX family protein, giving the protein MSTCLESESRVSPASRVGMWTGRVLTGLAVLFLLFDGAAKIAKVGPVLEACAQLDVPAWVIPWLGGVLVGATVLYAIPATSVLGAVLLTGYLGGAVWTHLRMGGPAFPVAFPVLLGGIVWLGLYLREPRLRELMPLRRGPNRKMDEVRR; this is encoded by the coding sequence ATGAGCACTTGCCTGGAATCGGAGTCTCGGGTATCCCCTGCGTCGCGGGTGGGGATGTGGACCGGTCGGGTGCTGACGGGGCTGGCGGTCCTGTTCCTGCTCTTCGACGGCGCCGCGAAGATCGCGAAGGTCGGGCCCGTGCTGGAGGCCTGCGCCCAGCTCGACGTGCCGGCATGGGTCATCCCCTGGCTCGGCGGCGTCCTCGTCGGGGCCACCGTCCTGTACGCCATCCCGGCGACGTCCGTGCTGGGGGCCGTCCTGCTGACGGGCTACCTGGGGGGCGCGGTGTGGACGCACCTGCGGATGGGGGGCCCGGCCTTCCCCGTGGCCTTCCCGGTCCTCCTCGGCGGGATCGTCTGGCTGGGGCTCTATCTCCGCGAGCCCCGGCTGCGCGAGCTGATGCCCCTGCGGCGAGGCCCGAACCGCAAGATGGATGAGGTCCGACGATGA
- a CDS encoding OmpP1/FadL family transporter, with translation MRVFAMGTAPVLAAVAMLSAGASGQGIVAPGAGPINRSMAGASTAAAVDFGSSYWNPATLSFLERDEMLLGSELIIPSIHYSAALRADSIGGVFPPENRFGTSRSDSGVPTNLAVGASWRFRPDSPLTMGLLISGVVGGNVNFAGSPAIPTLAPRQPPNTFGLGPVYANTSLLAIKPMASYQVGEQLSIAFAPVVSTGTVQFNPAFFAPGPADQYGIATFPAATNARPFWGGGFEVGLLYAVNDDWNVGFSYKSPIWQERWSYNSDNPNLSPRRIGLQADIPAIYSWGVAYKGIDRLLVDVDLRYFDYSNAALWGDSIQSGGLAWSSILAVAVGAQYNATDRLTLRGGYLFNQNPINGVNTLFNIQAPGFIQHTLSLGLSYRVTDDLQFNAGWVHGFRNSIEGPIVQVPGTAARMDAQVDSILAGLTIQYGAKRNRGPSADGQAAATQAE, from the coding sequence ATGCGAGTTTTCGCGATGGGGACGGCTCCGGTGCTCGCAGCCGTCGCGATGCTGTCTGCGGGCGCGAGCGGCCAGGGCATCGTCGCCCCGGGGGCGGGGCCGATCAATCGTTCCATGGCCGGCGCCTCGACGGCCGCCGCGGTCGATTTCGGATCGAGCTACTGGAACCCCGCCACGCTGAGCTTCCTGGAGCGGGATGAGATGCTGCTCGGCTCGGAGCTGATCATCCCCAGCATCCACTACTCGGCGGCGCTCCGGGCCGATTCCATCGGCGGGGTCTTCCCGCCCGAGAACCGCTTCGGTACCTCCCGGAGCGACAGCGGCGTCCCCACCAACCTCGCCGTGGGCGCCTCGTGGCGATTCCGGCCCGACTCGCCGCTCACCATGGGGCTCCTGATCAGCGGCGTGGTCGGCGGAAACGTCAACTTCGCGGGCAGCCCCGCGATCCCCACGCTGGCCCCCCGCCAGCCGCCGAACACCTTCGGCCTGGGGCCGGTCTACGCCAACACGTCGCTGCTCGCGATCAAGCCGATGGCGTCGTACCAGGTCGGGGAGCAACTCTCGATCGCCTTCGCGCCGGTCGTGAGCACGGGCACCGTCCAGTTCAACCCGGCATTCTTCGCGCCGGGGCCCGCGGACCAGTACGGCATCGCGACCTTCCCGGCCGCGACGAACGCGAGGCCCTTCTGGGGCGGCGGCTTCGAGGTCGGCCTGCTCTACGCCGTCAACGACGACTGGAACGTCGGCTTCTCGTACAAGAGCCCGATCTGGCAGGAGCGGTGGTCCTACAACAGCGACAACCCCAACCTGTCCCCGCGACGGATCGGGCTCCAGGCGGACATCCCGGCGATCTACTCCTGGGGCGTCGCCTACAAGGGGATCGACCGGCTGCTGGTGGACGTGGACCTGCGCTACTTCGACTACAGCAACGCGGCACTGTGGGGCGACTCGATCCAGAGCGGCGGCCTGGCCTGGAGCAGCATCCTCGCCGTCGCCGTCGGTGCCCAGTACAACGCGACCGACCGCCTGACGCTCCGCGGCGGCTACCTGTTCAACCAGAACCCCATCAACGGGGTCAACACCCTCTTCAACATCCAGGCACCCGGCTTCATCCAGCACACGCTCTCCCTCGGCCTCTCGTACCGGGTGACGGACGACCTCCAGTTCAACGCCGGCTGGGTCCACGGCTTCCGGAACTCGATCGAGGGCCCGATCGTCCAGGTCCCCGGCACCGCCGCGCGCATGGACGCCCAGGTCGACTCCATCCTGGCCGGCCTGACCATCCAGTACGGCGCCAAGCGAAACCGGGGCCCGTCGGCCGACGGCCAGGCCGCCGCGACGCAGGCGGAGTGA
- a CDS encoding YciI family protein, protein MKFMLLIYMEENAIDEQERQLCYEESTAVCRELHAQGRFVGASPLQPIATAASVRVRQGKPVVTDGPFAETREQLGGYFLVDARDKDEAVAIASRIPGARWGTVEVRPIVELPGLPLGPPPAFAERA, encoded by the coding sequence ATGAAGTTCATGCTGCTGATCTACATGGAAGAGAACGCCATCGACGAGCAGGAGCGGCAGCTCTGCTACGAGGAATCGACCGCGGTCTGCCGCGAGCTGCACGCGCAGGGCCGGTTCGTGGGCGCCTCGCCGCTCCAGCCCATCGCCACGGCCGCGAGCGTCCGCGTGCGGCAAGGCAAGCCGGTCGTCACGGACGGGCCCTTTGCCGAGACCCGCGAGCAACTGGGCGGATATTTCCTCGTCGACGCCCGCGACAAGGACGAGGCCGTCGCGATCGCGTCGCGGATCCCCGGCGCCCGGTGGGGGACCGTCGAGGTCCGGCCCATCGTCGAGCTGCCGGGCTTGCCGCTCGGCCCGCCGCCC